In the genome of Candidatus Poribacteria bacterium, the window ATACTACCTTTCGCAAACTCAAAGAGGCTACTGAAAACTCCCTAAATTGACACCTATGGTGCGGTTAGAAACCGCACCTACCGGCGGATGTTCAGATATTTTCAGGCTTTATTATCAAACCGTTGTAAGGACAACTTCAGTGTCACACAACTGTAACAGTCCCCCGCGTATTCCTACTTCTGATCCTTTTTCTCGTCCTCGTCAACGACTTCATATTCAGCATCAACGACATCGCTGTCAGCGGCATCAGTTGTGGTTTCAGCAGCAGAGGGATCTCCTGCAGCAGTTCCTGGATCTGCACTGGCATCGGCTGTCTGCTGGTACATCTGCGCAGATACCTCGTGCCAGACCTGCGTCAATTCCTCTGTCGAGGATTGAATCTCAGCATGGTTGTCGGCTTCTAATGCCTGCTTGACACGGGCAACAGCGGCGTTCACTTTCTCCTTAGAGGCATCGTCTACCTTGTCCCCGAACTCGTTCAGGTTCTTCTCAGTCTCGTAGACCATAGAATCCGCACGGTTGCGAGTCTCAACTTCCTCCCGTTTCTGCTTATCTTCTTCGGCGTGTGTCTCTGCATCTTTCACCATCTGATCGATTTCAGCATCACTAAGTCCGGAAGACGCGGTAATGGTAATCTTTTGCTCTTTACCGGTTGCAGTATCCTTAGCAGATACGTTGAGGATGCCGTTTGCGTCAATATCGAACGTCACTTCAATCTGCGGGACACCTCTCGGAGCCGGAGGCAACTCGCTCAAATGGAAGCGTCCGATGGTTTTGTTGTAAACCGCCTGTTCGCGTTCACCTTGGAGGACATGCACATCAACGGATGTCTGATTATTCGCAGACGTCGTGAAGACATTCGATTTCTTCGTAGGAATTGTGGTATTCCTGTCAATCAACCGGGTGAACATTCCACCGAGTGTCTCAATCCCAAGTGAGAGCGGTGTGACATCCAACAAAAGAATATCTTTGACCTCTTCGTCCCCAGCAAGCACACCGCCTTGGATTGCAGCCCCGATTGCGACGACTTCATCCGGATTGACCCCCTTGTGTGGTTCTTTACCGAAGAGTTGTTGCACGGCTTCTTGCACCTTAGGCATGCGTGTCTGTCCACCGACGAGGATTACTTCATCAATATCGGAGGCTTGCATTTCAGCGTCCAGAAGAGCCTGTTGACACGGCTCAAGCGATCGTTGGATGAGGCTATCTGTAATCTGCTCGAGTTTTGCGCGAGTGAGCGTCAAGTTAAGATGTTTCGGTCCACTGGCATCACTGGTAATAAAAGGCAGATTAATCTCAGTCTGTTGCGTGCTGGAAAGTTCACATTTGGCGGTTTCTGCTCCTTCTTTCAAGCGTTGCAGTGCCATCGGATCGCTGCGGAGATCGATCCCTTGGCTACTGAGGAATTCTTGCGCCATCCAGTCAATAATCGCCTGATCGAAGTCATCACCACCGAGGTGTGTATCCCCATTGGTACTTTTCACCTCGAAAACGCCATCTCCAATTTCCAGAATAGAGATGTCAAATGTGCCGCCACCGAGGTCATAAACTGCGATCTTTTTATCGCCTTCGTTCTGCAACCCGTAAGCGAGGGATGCGGCGGTCGGTTCGTTGATAATCCGCTCCACCTCTAACCCTGCGATTCTCCCTGCATCGGCTGTCGCCTGACGTTGAGCATCGTTGAAGTAGGCGGGAACGGTAATCACCGCTTTCGTGACTTCCTCTCCGAGGTATGCCTCGGCGGTTTCTTTCATTTTCCGCAAAACCATAGCGGAGATTTCGGGCGGCGAGTAAGTCTTACCGTCAATATTGACAGCGACATCGCCATCTTTATCTGCTTTTAATTCGTAAGACACACGGGAGGCATCG includes:
- the dnaK gene encoding molecular chaperone DnaK, producing the protein MSKVIGIDLGTTNSCVAVLESGDAKVIENTEGNRTTPSIVGFTSEGERPVGLVAKRQAITNPQNTIFSIKRFMGRKYNEIGDDASRVSYELKADKDGDVAVNIDGKTYSPPEISAMVLRKMKETAEAYLGEEVTKAVITVPAYFNDAQRQATADAGRIAGLEVERIINEPTAASLAYGLQNEGDKKIAVYDLGGGTFDISILEIGDGVFEVKSTNGDTHLGGDDFDQAIIDWMAQEFLSSQGIDLRSDPMALQRLKEGAETAKCELSSTQQTEINLPFITSDASGPKHLNLTLTRAKLEQITDSLIQRSLEPCQQALLDAEMQASDIDEVILVGGQTRMPKVQEAVQQLFGKEPHKGVNPDEVVAIGAAIQGGVLAGDEEVKDILLLDVTPLSLGIETLGGMFTRLIDRNTTIPTKKSNVFTTSANNQTSVDVHVLQGEREQAVYNKTIGRFHLSELPPAPRGVPQIEVTFDIDANGILNVSAKDTATGKEQKITITASSGLSDAEIDQMVKDAETHAEEDKQKREEVETRNRADSMVYETEKNLNEFGDKVDDASKEKVNAAVARVKQALEADNHAEIQSSTEELTQVWHEVSAQMYQQTADASADPGTAAGDPSAAETTTDAADSDVVDAEYEVVDEDEKKDQK